One segment of Cutaneotrichosporon cavernicola HIS019 DNA, chromosome: 4 DNA contains the following:
- a CDS encoding uncharacterized protein (NADH-ubiquinone oxidoreductase MWFE subunit) — MPVPWEAILPFGLVTVMFGATGTIFNIIQRGRNDWKPPRYGIDRWDNIMMERDRRLTGSLRGQRTDPIAPPEFATNSVWSTERI; from the exons ATGCCCGTTCCCTGGGAG GCCATTCTGCCCTTCG gtcTTGTGACCGTCATGTTCGGTGCCACTGGCACCATCTTCAACATCATCCAGCGCGGCCGCAACGACTGGAAG cctcCCCGCTACGGCATTGACCGTTGGGACAACATCATGATggagcgcgaccgccgGTTGACAGGGTCCCTGCGCGGACAGCGT acggACCCAATCGCACCACCCGAGTTCGCAACCAACTCGGTGTGGTCGACGGAGAGAATTTAA
- a CDS encoding uncharacterized protein (Protein of unknown function (DUF1749)) → MLVTTQPPLAGHLGHFSTHEGKTYPYFVSGPHSDKAVIFIGGLYNGLGDVPYTHALADALAKAGWKLVQFHWTSAYEGFGTSSLTRDASELHALASHLRDHHTSTIVVMGHSTGSQDVIHLLTTLGGVEGGIMQAPVSDREHFSVDPTTKAWTDMLPIATKMVDEGKGKEIIPGFDKVGGMNMSAYRLWSLMSSSGDDDYFSSDLPDTADGVHKHPLDGSFGALNVPALALFSEKDEYGHVPDVEAHLARWREAAKGRLETRIVRGANHAVEDAAHWPDLCAATVGWLQKHF, encoded by the exons ATGCTCGTGACGACACAGCCGCCCCTCGCTGGCCACCTGGGCCACTTCTCAACTCACGAGGGCAAGACCTACCCCTACTTCGTGTCCGGCCCTCATTCGGACAAAGCGGTCATCTTCATCGGGGGGTTGTATAATGGCTTGGGAGATGTGCCATATACCCATGCGCTTGCTGATGCGTTGGCTAAGGCTGGATGGAAGCT CGTCCAGTTCCACTGGACCTCCGCCTACGAAGGCTTCggcacctcgtcgctgaCCCGTGATGCCTCTGAACtgcacgccctcgcctcgcaCTTGAGGGATCACCACACCTCCACAATCGTAGTTATGGGCCACTCCACGGGGAGCCAGGACGTGATCCACCTCCTAACCACCCTgggcggggttgagggaGGCATCATGCAGGCCCCCGTTAGTGATCGGGAGCACTTTTCTGTTGATCCAACTACAAAGGCTTGGACCGACATGCTTCCTATCGCCACGAAGATGGTTGACGAGGGAAAGGGGAAAGAGATCATTCCGGGCTTCGACAAGGTTGGGGGAATGAATATGAGCGCGTATAGGCTGTGGAGCCTTATGTCGTCTAG tggcgacgacgactacTTTTCCTCCGACTTGCCAGACACTGCAGACGGGGTGCACAAGCATCCCCTAGATGGGAGCTTTGGGGCGCTCAATGTGCCCGCCCTTGCTCTGTTCTCGGAGAAGGACGAGTATGGGCACGTTCCCGATGTCGAGGCGCATCTCGCGCGGTGGCGTGAGGCTGCAAAGGGCAGGCTCGAGACGCGTATCGTTCGGGGCGCGAATCATGCTGTTGAGGATGCGGCGCACTGGCCTGACCTTTGTGCAGCTACGGTCGGTTGGCTCCAGAAGCACTTCTAA
- the GCD6 gene encoding uncharacterized protein (Bacterial transferase hexapeptide (six repeats)), translated as MPPKKQASKPEPKRAENGDEPVLQAVVLADSYNRRFEVLCLDQPRILLPLCGIPLLTYTLESLSLSKVKQVFIFCGVHADKIREFVANSPFNRLLDIQCLASQTARSGGDALRELDDMGLLNPENPFVLVHTPIVSNYDISQMVDAHRKRRETDKNLIMTMGIGRGGRQHPEAPIMMVHPPSSRLLHYSLNPISPAQKHVEFPSQLFLDPWPPTIDEYEIWSGTNPASSQGGYRDLGIDICEADVPALCTENFDYHDLRRHFVNGVLTSELLGKNINVHVVGDETLEDPKERRATSGRYVERVRDTRTYGEITQDLLRRWVFPLVPDIGVHGTQSFELRRGNVYIAHDNVILSRTTTLQGPLLIGAKSVLNNNTRIVQSSLGMQCRVGAHTTILSSYIFNDVTIGDDCFLDECMIGNNVVIHSGAHIGKGALIGDGVTIGKGVKIPMFARVGREPHRPEGWDSEDEEDPERVEGLKQLNLDILGSESTGFFWPAEEEESSEDSDDEAEDPFEHASNKRLLQLGRRLSNLSVSDVSVSTLSIASSEEEEDMDELDLGLGDLNLGAGDLKEFKEECKISLQRAYTEGHTVQNASLELKTLVMGFDSGIDPAREQVVTFFMSQMSLEGGLAQILADATKIWARWGGMAVNLSRDGSDIALDIQTFCVRNPDYIPYFGLFLRALYDSDVVDEDALIEWRSLPAARGEGAQVDEKTAYAEAFAKGKQYVDILEDMESDDDDDEDDDEDEDSE; from the exons ATGCCACCAAAAAAGCAGGCATCAAAGCCGGAACCCAAG CGCGCGGAGAatggcgacgagccggTCCTTCAGGCCGTAGTCCTGGCCGACTCGTACAACCGCCGCTTCGAGGTGCTTTGTCTCGACCAGCCCCGTatcctccttcccctctGCGGGATTCCCCTTCTTACCTACACCCTCGAGAGCCTTAGCCTATCCAAGGTTAAGCAGGTGTTCATCTTCTGTGGCGTGCATGCGGACAAGATCCGCGAGTTTGTTGC CAACTCACCATTCAACCGGCTGCTTGACATTCAATGCTTGGCGTCCCagacggcgcgctcgggCGGTGACGCGCttcgcgagctcgacgacatgggGTTGCTCAACCCCGAGAACCCATTCGTGCTTGTCCACACACCAATCGTCTCCAACTACGACATCTCGCAGATGGTCGACGCGCaccgcaagcgccgcgagaCGGACAAGAACCTCATCATGACCATGGGTAtcgggcgcggcggccgccagCACCCCGAAGCGCCCATCATGATGGTTcatcccccttcctcccgcctcctccactaCTCGCTCAACCCTATCTCGCCAGCCCAGAAGCACGTCGAGTTCCCTTCCcagctcttcctcgaccccTGGCCACCTACAATTGATGAGTACGAGATTTGGTCTGGTACCAACCCGGCGTCTTCGCAGGGAGGGTACCGCGACCTTGGCATCGACATTTGCGAGGCCGACGTCCCTGCCCTCTGCACCGAGAACTTTGACTACCACGATCTGCGGCGGCACTTTGTCAACGGTGTGCTCACGTCCGAGCTGCTCGGGAAGAACATCAACGTTCACGTTGTCGGTgacgagacgctcgaggacccCAAGGAGCGTCGGGCCACGTCGGGCCGTTACGTTGAGCGCGTGAGGGATACGCGCACATACGGTGAGATCACACAAGACCTCCTCAGGCGATGGGTCTTCCCTCTCGTGCCAGACATTGGTGTGCACGGCACGCAGTCATTCGAACTCCGCCGCGGAAACGTGTACATTGCTCACGACAACGTCATCCTGTCCcggacgacgactttgCAAGGGCCGCTGCTCATCGGTGCGAAGAGCGTGCTCAACAACAACACGCGCATTGTGCAGTCCTCGCTTGGAATGCAGTgccgcgtcggcgctcaCACCACCATTCTCTCTTCCTACATCTTCAACGACGTCACCATTGGCGACGACTgcttcctcgacgagtgCATGATTGGCAACAACGTTGTCATTCACAGCGGAGCACATATCGGGAAGGGTGCTCTCAttggcgacggcgtgaCTATCGGGAAGGGGGTCAAGATTCCCATGTTTGCGAGAGTCGGGAGGGAGCCACACCGGCCCGAAGGTTGGGACtccgaggatgaggaagacCCAGAACGTGTCGAGGGGTTGAAGCAGTTGAACCTCGACATACTAGGCTCCGAGTCGACGGGCTTCTTCTGGCccgcggaggaggaggagtcCTCTGAGGACTCTGACGACGAAGCCGAGGACCCGTTTGAGCATGCCAGCAACAAGCGACTGTTGCAACTCGGCCGCCGTCTCTCCAACCTCTCCGTCTCCGACGTGTCTGTCTCCACACTCTCCATCGCTTCGagcgaagaggaggaggacatggacgagctcgacctcggcctgggAGATCTCAACCTTGGGGCCGGGGATCTGAAGGAGTTCAAGGAAGAGTGTAAGATCTCCCTGCAACGCGCGTACACCGAAGGCCACACGGTCCAGAACGCCTCCCTCGAGCTTAAGACCCTCGTCATGGGCTTCGACTCGGGTATCGACCCAGcgcgcgagcaggtcgTTACCTTTTTCATGAGCCAGATGTCGCTCGAGGGTGGCTTGGCCCAGATTCTCGCTGATGCGACCAAGATCTGGGCCCGCTGGGGTGGCATGGCCGTCAACCTCTCGCGCGACGGGTCGGACATTGCGCTCGACATCCAGACCTTCTGTGTTCGCAACCCCGATTATATCCCGTACTTTGGCCTGTTCCTGCGTGCGCTGTACGACAGCGACGttgtcgatgaggacgcGCTCATCGAGTGGCGTTCGCTCCCAGCGGCgcgtggcgagggcgcTCAGGTCGATGAGAAGACCGCGTACGCGGAGGCGTTtgccaagggcaagcagTACGTCGACATtctcgaggacatggagagcgacgatgatgatgatgaggatgatgatgaggacgaggacagcgagTAG
- a CDS encoding uncharacterized protein (RhoGEF domain): MAALTHSALCEALSGPSITRVDSRSIHQASSLGLTLSSPLHGLTPCSSHNSSMSDVRSFHTARLNVDEPPASPDRRHRPSSITIPIATQGAPNFSAYPLSGSGRVSRKSQHVVPPEASQSHSTSSNAVSPSQSRHGPRRTPSEGGSSGSAATFNPIRSPQPGTSVSRRRSLSTLGLVKSAASPSSSNSHASKHRRRASLGSGDFDMARRRDMAAVGQLDNLPYDFGPDCKNATAPSELHLAPIPITADQAADLLSLADLTLSQKNVPTRTSSLGKHTLLSQDVPPRTTSLHCDPNAMDNVSLVSISEPSLSSPSILTTSLPSTKTSLSRSVRKGKEGDELKKAELAQVSQALMDRRRMILLEIVETEVTYVHQLRTLVFVYLPQLAVLPFVSDRIHQHIARNSVDLLEFHVQFAAHMVDILKYSGLGYDVCDSETLDSVTKELTSLFVREVPSFRLYSDYCAGSMVATGVVSDITHRADYEAFEKRCQHITSESTQASLHDMLYNKPGGPSRTRLRFKDILIAPIQRVCRYPLLLASLLADINREAPPNDVVQSVESAQAVMRAVAENADDARLRKEAELKTARVAERLEPHNALSKEFLYRLGPCRLIGALDVLYHHPIHAPLDRPTKVRYFVALLYRGYLILAKVRRNKTLEARHFLPLEVVDLIDITEGSLAFSLRLTIRDHNFDLAASCDAEKELWAAELKVARDESTMPPFELPSSVPLFSTRSRHSSTNSRDMPSRTANKRATMLGAESLSINKRHTFVATADFQLASKLLSTPPDSDTMSLEDLPDPEYKPEYRQSQPLNLLIHRPSLTTRLMVDRALGDVISESLATARSKAQLQYPSGPDQRRVSRFETPMLRRRRSLAGLSEMRPLDIVSTQEVRGAVIPGARPRSLMRTRSFILPKNITDKENADIPRNMSFSSLNDAHRRRSPMSSLRGLEMTMGPAARAGHQRTQSASMLSQALVQSPLEMMEDEVLEEEKPRKSLNRARSMPSSPITPTVEAFPELEMSHSTGDMRSKDKDSYVLVGNAVPRARSQTASAAASTASSRQSTMATPMSISPARAVKRSLSFFGRKSLSALSNDSSDGHGPVASAAPSPSTTPPTPDMAASSPVTPRRRRSIKLLGTFRGFTPI; the protein is encoded by the exons ATGGCCGCCCTTACACACTCCGCCCTCTGCGAGGCGCTCAGCGGGCCCTCCATCACTCGCGTCGATTCCCGATCCATCCATCAGGCGTCGTCTCTCGGCCTCACACTCTCTTCCCCACTCCACGGCCTCACACCATGTTCCAGCCACAACTCGAGCATGAGCGACGTACGCTCCTTCCACACCGCCCGACTCAATGTCGATGAACCGCCAGCATCCCCAGATCGCCGACATCGCCCTTCCTCCATCACCATTCCGATCGCCACACAAGGTGCCCCCAACTTCTCCGCCTATCCGCTGAGCGGTAGCGGCCGGGTATCGCGAAAGAGCCAACATGTGGTGCCGCCCGAGGCTTCGCAATCTcactcgacctcctccaaTGCTGTGTCCCCATCCCAATCTCGCCATGGGCCGAGACGTACGCCTTCGGAAGGCGGATCCAGCGGTTCCGCTGCCACCTTTAATCCCATTCGCTCACCGCAGCCTGGTACGTCAGTGTCCAGGCGGCGGTCGCTTTCGACTCTAGGGCTCGTAAAGAGTGCTGCAAGCCCGTCTTCTTCAAACAGCCACGCCTCCAAGCACAGGCGCCGCGCGTCTTTGGGCTCTGGGGACTTTGACATGGCTCGTAGGCGCGACATGGCTGCGGTGGGCCAACTCGACAACCTACCATACGACTTTGGCCCGGATTGCAAGAATGCGACCGCTCCGTCCGAGCTTCATCTCGCGCCGATCCCGATCACTGCCGACCAGGCGGCAGATCTTCTGAGCCTGGCTGACCTCACGCTCTCGCAAAAGAACGTCCCAACGCGCACCAGCTCGCTCGGCAAGCATACCCTGCTCTCCCAGGATGTACCGCCGCGGACGACATCACTCCACTGCGACCCAAACGCTATGGACAACGTCTCGTTGGTGTCCATTTCCGagccctcgctctcgtctCCGTCGATCCTGACAACGTCGCTCCCGTCGACCAAGACATCTCTCTCAAGGAGCGTGaggaagggcaaggagggtgacgagctcaagaaggccgagcttgcccAAGTCTCCCAGGCGCTCATGGACCGTCGCCGCAtgatcctcctcgagatcgTCGAGACCGAGGTCACTTACGTCCACCAGCTTCGTACCTTGGTCTTCGTCTACCTTCCTCAGCTGGCCGTTCTCCCGTTCGTGTCTGACCGCATCCACCAGCACATTGCCCGCAACTcggtcgacctcctcgagttcCACGTCCAGTTTGCGGCTCACATGGTCGACATTCTCAAGTATTCGGGTCTCGGCTATGACGTCTGCGACTCGGAGACCCTCGATTCGGTCACCAAGGAGCTCACCAGCCTCTTCGTCAGAGAGGTCCCTAGCTTCAGGCTCTACAGCGACTACTGTGCGGGTTCGATGGTCGCCACCGGCGTTGTAAGCGACATTACCCATCGCGCCGACTACGAAGCCTTCGAGAAGCGCTGCCAGCACATTACCTCCGAGTCAACCCAGGCATCACTCCACGACATGCTGTACAACAAGCCTGGTGGTCCGAGCCGCACTCGCCTCCGGTTCAAGGACATACTTATCGCACCCATCCAGCGTGTTTGCCGGTACCCTTTGCTTCTTGCATCGCTTCTGGCGGACATCAACCGCGAGGCACCTCCCAATGACGTCGTTCAATCCGTCGAGTCTGCGCAAGCCGTTATGCGTGCCGTGGCTGagaacgccgacgacgctAGGCTCCGGAAGGAGGCAGAACTGAAGACGGCACGGGTGGCTGAACGCCTCGAGCCTCACAATGCCCTGAGCAAGGAATTCCTCTACCGCCTTGGCCCCTGTCGTTTGATTGGTGCACTCGACGTCCTGTATCACCACCCAATTCATGCGCCGCTCGATCGCCCGACCAAGGTCCGCTACTTTGTCGCTCTGTTGTACCGCGGGTATCTGATCCTCGCAAAGGTCAGACGGAACAAGACGCTTGAGGCTCGCCACTTTTTGCCGCTCGAGGTAGTTGATCTCATTGACATCACGGAAG GATCCCTGGCTTTCAGTCTCCGCCTCACTATCAGAGACCACAACTTTGACCTCGCTGCTTCTTGCGATGCGGAGAAGGAGTTGTGggctgccgagctcaaggtcgcCCGCGATGAGAGCACCATGCCGCCGTTCGAGCTCCCGTCCAGCGTCCCGCTGTTCTCAACACGGTCTCGTCACTCGTCCACAAACTCTAGAGACATGCCGTCCCGCACTGCCAACAAGCGGGCGACCATGCTGGGGGCAGAGTCCCTAAGCATCAACAAGCGGCACACGTTTGTGGCTACGGCCGACTTCCAACTTGCCAGCAAGCTGCTGAGCACCCCCCCTGACTCGGACACAATGTCATTAGAGGACTTGCCGGATCCCGAATACAAGCCAGAGTACCGGCAGTCCCAACCATTGAACCTCCTAATTCACCGCCCCTCCCTCACTACCCGTCTTATGGTCGACCGCGCTCTCGGGGACGTCATTTCGGAGAGCCTCGCCACAGCCCGGAGCAAGGCTCAACTGCAATATCCGTCTGGCCCCGACCAGCGCCGCGTATCGCGCTTCGAGACGCCCATGCTGCGGCGCCGGAGAAGTCTGGCCGGCCTGTCCGAGATGCGTCCGCTCGACATCGTCTCGACGCAGGAAGTGCGCGGCGCTGTCATCCCTGGCGCTCGCCCGCGTTCCCTCATGCGCACGCGCTCGTTCATCCTTCCCAAGAACATCACAGACAAAGAGAACGCCGACATCCCGCGTAACATGTCGTTCTCATCGCTTAATGACGCGCACCGCCGGCGCTCGCccatgtcgtcgctgcGTGGTCTCGAGATGACCATGGGGCCTGCCGCTAGAGCTGGTCATCAGCGTACGCAATCCGCGTCAATGCTCTCGCAGGCGCTCGTCCAGTCTCCACTCGAGATgatggaggacgaggtgctcgaggaggagaagccgCGCAAATCGCTGAACCGCGCTCGCTCGATGCCGTCGTCTCCCATTACGCCGACTGTCGAAGCCTTCCCCGAGCTTGAGATGAGCCATAGTACGGGTGACATGCGCtccaaggacaaggactcgtacgtcctcgtcgggaACGCGGTGCCTCGGGCTCGCTCCCAGACGGCCAGTGCGGCGGCCAGCACGGCCTCGTCACGGCAGAGCACGATGGCGACGCCCATGTCCATctctccagctcgagcagtCAAGCGCTCGCTGTCGTTCTTCGGGCGCAAGAGCCTAAGCGCGCTCTCCAACGACTCGTCGGATGGACACGGCCCGGTCGCATCAgctgcgccgtcgccgagcacgactcctcccacccccgacatggcggcgtcgtcgcccgtcACGCCCCGGAGACGCCGCAGCatcaagctcctcggcacGTTCCGGGGCTTTACGCCCATCTAA